From Leptotrichia wadei, one genomic window encodes:
- a CDS encoding RelA/SpoT family protein, which translates to MGNTNVPIIINKSYDELHQQLTDAIRKNNLDVDMDKISEAFTLAYESHIGQKRKSGEDYILHPVEVAEILVDMRMDTDTIVAGLLHDVVEDTLISLSDIEYNFGTDVKKLVDGVTKLRNLPRTNSKKLENIRKMVVAMSEDIRVVVIKLADRLHNMRTLKYMTPEKQLEKSKETLEIYAPIAHRIGMARIKWELEDISFRFLYPDDYYEIKDLVNSKRKEREEYTAKFIEKIREDLEKNNIKGEVTGRPKHLYSIYRKMHEKEKKFVDLHDLIAIRIIVEKKNECYNVLGIIHDLFIPVFKRFKDYISQPKPNGYQSIHTTVKGPNDQNVEIQIRTRKMHEIAEEGVAAHWKYKDKKAKSKNEKFYADAKKLTDSVQRKMDEKEQKGFAQEVTGDVLKQTIFVFTPKDDVVEMPRNSTALDFAFQVHTQIGYRTIGVKVNGRITQLNQVLKNGDKVEIMTSKSINKGPGKDWIEMVNNHSSRVKIRKWFKDKEFEEKSKEGEQILEKEFERLGLKLKDMLEDERVFLYMKKFNIPDNKTLFYRFAIGDLSLDGFLNKFEKKEEKALEEVLEEETEKANKQKEKNNGGIKISGTENTMYRFAKCCSPLPGDEIRGYVTRGRGIAIHRSDCENFISLMEREPEREVDVYWDKSAISANTTYEFNFTIKASDRNGLLLDIIRILNEYKMSLLNVNTNTFKENGNKRILIHLRITIRSREDFERLANNLKSMSEVIEIIKK; encoded by the coding sequence ATGGGAAATACAAATGTTCCTATAATAATAAATAAAAGCTATGATGAACTGCACCAGCAATTGACAGATGCAATTAGAAAAAATAATCTAGATGTGGATATGGACAAGATTTCAGAGGCTTTTACGCTTGCTTACGAGTCGCATATTGGGCAAAAGAGAAAAAGTGGGGAAGATTATATTTTACATCCAGTTGAAGTGGCAGAAATATTAGTTGATATGCGTATGGACACAGATACGATTGTGGCTGGGCTGCTTCATGATGTAGTTGAGGATACGCTTATTTCTTTGTCGGATATAGAGTATAACTTTGGAACAGATGTAAAAAAACTTGTGGATGGCGTTACAAAACTTAGAAATTTGCCGAGAACAAATAGTAAAAAATTGGAAAATATACGAAAAATGGTTGTTGCAATGTCGGAAGATATTCGGGTTGTAGTTATAAAGCTGGCAGATAGACTTCATAATATGAGAACATTGAAATATATGACGCCTGAAAAACAGCTGGAAAAATCTAAAGAAACTCTTGAAATTTATGCGCCAATTGCCCATAGAATCGGGATGGCTAGAATAAAATGGGAACTTGAGGACATAAGTTTTAGATTTTTGTATCCAGATGACTATTATGAAATTAAAGATCTTGTTAATTCCAAAAGGAAAGAACGTGAAGAATACACTGCAAAATTTATTGAAAAAATAAGGGAAGATCTTGAAAAAAATAATATAAAGGGAGAAGTTACAGGACGTCCAAAGCACCTATACAGCATTTACCGAAAAATGCACGAAAAGGAAAAAAAATTTGTTGACTTGCATGATTTAATCGCAATAAGAATTATCGTTGAAAAGAAAAATGAATGCTACAATGTACTTGGAATAATTCACGATTTATTTATTCCAGTATTTAAACGTTTCAAGGACTATATTTCACAGCCAAAGCCAAATGGATACCAGTCCATTCATACAACAGTAAAAGGACCGAATGACCAAAATGTAGAGATTCAAATTAGAACAAGAAAAATGCATGAAATTGCAGAAGAAGGGGTTGCTGCACATTGGAAATACAAAGATAAAAAAGCAAAATCTAAAAATGAAAAATTTTATGCGGATGCAAAAAAATTGACAGATTCAGTTCAGAGAAAAATGGATGAAAAGGAGCAAAAGGGATTTGCTCAGGAAGTTACTGGAGATGTGCTTAAACAGACAATATTTGTATTTACGCCTAAAGATGATGTTGTGGAAATGCCTAGAAATTCAACTGCCCTTGACTTTGCATTCCAAGTTCATACACAAATTGGGTATAGAACAATTGGAGTAAAGGTAAATGGAAGAATTACACAGCTTAATCAGGTGCTTAAAAATGGAGATAAAGTCGAAATTATGACTTCTAAAAGCATTAATAAAGGACCTGGAAAAGACTGGATAGAAATGGTAAATAACCATAGTTCACGTGTAAAAATCAGAAAATGGTTCAAAGATAAGGAATTTGAAGAAAAGTCTAAAGAAGGGGAACAAATTTTAGAAAAGGAATTTGAACGGCTTGGATTGAAATTAAAGGATATGCTTGAGGATGAGCGGGTTTTCCTTTATATGAAAAAATTCAATATTCCTGATAACAAGACGTTATTTTACAGATTCGCCATCGGAGATTTGTCACTTGACGGATTTTTAAATAAATTTGAGAAAAAGGAAGAAAAGGCTCTGGAAGAAGTGCTTGAAGAAGAAACAGAAAAGGCGAATAAGCAAAAGGAAAAAAATAATGGCGGTATTAAAATATCTGGAACTGAAAACACAATGTACCGTTTTGCAAAATGCTGCAGTCCGCTTCCAGGCGATGAAATAAGAGGTTATGTGACACGAGGACGTGGAATTGCAATACATCGCTCTGACTGTGAAAACTTTATTTCCCTTATGGAAAGAGAACCTGAAAGGGAAGTCGACGTCTACTGGGATAAATCTGCAATATCTGCCAATACAACATACGAATTTAACTTCACAATAAAAGCTTCAGATCGAAACGGATTGCTTCTAGATATAATCCGAATTTTAAACGAATATAAAATGAGCCTTTTAAATGTAAATACAAACACTTTTAAGGAAAATGGAAACAAACGAATACTTATACATTTAAGAATAACAATAAGAAGCCGTGAAGATTTTGAAAGATTGGCAAATAATTTAAAATCAATGTCAGAAGTAATTGAAATAATAAAAAAATAA
- a CDS encoding transaldolase family protein encodes MMKMQYFIDTANLESIKKISDIFPIAGVTTNPTIIAKEKRDFKEIINDIFDIIGRDKIVHAQAVGSTAEIMVKEVQLLRDTFGENFYTKIPVTPEGIKAMKILAKDGHKITATGILSPQQIIMAAEAGAEYMAPYINRSDNIGENGIEIVKDAYKILEMNKKTDEEKLSQYKRIFEPKILGASFKNVRQVHETILAGAKSVTVAPDVFEKLIYHPYTDWSMDTFNSDWEKVYGDKTLLDLL; translated from the coding sequence ATGATGAAAATGCAATATTTTATTGATACAGCGAATTTGGAGAGTATAAAAAAAATTAGTGATATTTTTCCGATAGCAGGAGTTACTACAAATCCTACTATTATTGCGAAGGAAAAAAGAGATTTTAAAGAGATTATAAATGATATTTTTGATATTATTGGAAGAGACAAGATTGTGCATGCACAGGCTGTGGGAAGCACAGCTGAAATAATGGTAAAGGAAGTGCAGCTTTTACGTGATACGTTCGGAGAAAATTTTTATACAAAAATTCCTGTAACGCCTGAAGGGATAAAAGCCATGAAAATTTTGGCAAAGGATGGGCATAAAATAACTGCAACAGGGATTTTGTCACCTCAACAGATAATTATGGCGGCAGAAGCAGGGGCAGAATACATGGCTCCATATATTAACCGTTCTGACAATATTGGGGAAAATGGAATTGAAATTGTGAAGGATGCCTATAAAATTCTTGAAATGAATAAAAAAACAGATGAAGAAAAATTGTCGCAGTATAAAAGAATTTTTGAGCCTAAAATATTAGGTGCTTCGTTTAAGAATGTAAGACAAGTTCACGAAACAATTCTGGCTGGTGCAAAATCGGTAACTGTAGCTCCAGATGTTTTTGAAAAATTAATTTATCATCCTTATACAGACTGGAGCATGGATACTTTTAATTCAGATTGGGAAAAAGTTTATGGAGATAAAACATTGCTTGATTTATTATAG
- the sufB gene encoding Fe-S cluster assembly protein SufB: MENRKKTYIADIERGVYDIKDEEHYRYKVEKGLTPEIIKKISERKNEPEWMREFRLKALEVYNSKPMTDWGPDLSDLDMNDIVHYLEPDSTPMNENWDDVPSYIRDTFDRLGIPEAEKQSLAGVGAQYDSEVVYHSVHKELEEQGVIYTDIETAIVKYGDMLKEYFMTLITVNDHKFAALHGAVWSGGSFIYVPKGVKVKMPLQSYFRLNAPEAGQFEHTLIIVDEGADLHFIEGCSAPKYQKNALHAGAVELFVRKGARLRYSTIENWSRNMYNLNTKRALVEEDGVIEWVSGSFGSRVSMLYPMSILKGDRSRCEFTGVTFAAAGQYLDTGCKIIHQGKNTSSTVHSKSISKNGGTAFYRGLLKVLPEATGTRSTVECESLMLDNESTSDTIPIIDINNDSVDIGHEAKIGRISDEAIFYLMSRGISEDEAKAMIVRGFVEPISKELPLEYAVELNKLIELELEGTIG; encoded by the coding sequence ATGGAAAATAGAAAAAAAACATATATTGCGGATATTGAGCGTGGTGTTTATGATATAAAGGATGAAGAGCATTATAGATATAAAGTTGAAAAAGGGCTTACTCCAGAAATTATTAAAAAAATTTCAGAAAGAAAAAATGAGCCTGAATGGATGAGGGAATTTAGATTAAAGGCATTGGAAGTTTATAATTCAAAGCCAATGACTGATTGGGGTCCAGATTTATCAGACCTTGACATGAATGACATTGTACATTATTTAGAGCCTGATTCGACACCAATGAATGAAAATTGGGATGATGTGCCAAGCTATATAAGAGATACGTTTGACAGACTTGGTATTCCAGAAGCTGAAAAGCAGTCACTTGCAGGAGTAGGGGCACAGTATGATTCTGAAGTAGTTTACCACAGCGTTCATAAGGAACTGGAAGAACAAGGAGTGATTTATACAGATATTGAAACAGCAATTGTAAAATATGGAGATATGCTAAAGGAATATTTTATGACATTAATTACAGTCAATGACCATAAATTCGCAGCATTGCACGGAGCAGTATGGTCTGGAGGATCATTTATCTATGTTCCAAAAGGAGTAAAGGTAAAAATGCCGTTACAGTCATATTTTAGGCTAAATGCGCCAGAAGCTGGACAATTTGAACATACCCTTATAATTGTTGATGAAGGGGCAGATTTACATTTTATCGAAGGATGTTCAGCACCTAAATATCAAAAAAATGCATTACATGCAGGAGCAGTGGAACTTTTTGTCAGAAAAGGAGCAAGATTAAGATATTCTACGATTGAAAACTGGTCAAGAAATATGTATAACTTAAATACAAAAAGAGCATTGGTGGAAGAAGACGGAGTAATAGAATGGGTGTCAGGATCATTTGGATCAAGAGTTTCTATGCTTTATCCAATGAGTATTTTAAAGGGAGATCGTTCAAGATGTGAATTTACAGGAGTTACATTTGCTGCAGCTGGGCAATATTTAGACACAGGATGTAAAATTATTCATCAGGGAAAAAATACAAGCTCGACAGTTCATTCAAAATCTATTTCAAAAAATGGAGGAACAGCTTTTTACAGGGGGCTTTTAAAAGTTCTGCCAGAAGCAACGGGAACAAGGTCAACTGTAGAATGTGAATCATTAATGCTGGATAATGAATCAACTTCAGATACAATACCAATAATTGATATAAATAACGACAGTGTGGATATTGGACATGAAGCAAAAATTGGAAGAATAAGTGACGAAGCAATATTTTATTTGATGTCAAGGGGTATTAGCGAAGATGAGGCAAAGGCGATGATTGTAAGAGGATTCGTTGAGCCAATTTCAAAAGAATTACCGCTTGAATATGCAGTTGAATTGAATAAGCTGATTGAATTGGAACTTGAAGGAACAATTGGATAA
- the sufD gene encoding Fe-S cluster assembly protein SufD, with the protein MLEKSSIQNLDNSDYRLKIFEEYKTLEKVNWKRVGYQYEEPEAFKEFNNLEIKNENQDGVVIKNINESLEELEKLKNDNDYGLGDFFKKQNFAFYNEGKYLKIGERKKIDKPIYLNYHTNKENNFLVDYNVIEVEDFAKVTVIINYDSLDETPVYHNGIIKVVTGRNSEVKIIKIQTLNTKSSNFESSKIETMGQGKTEYYSVELGGKINAISHKSYLEEDSSEVYVWPAYLADEDRKLDLEYSVVFRGRRTIGELQARGAVKDTAKKVFRGNLYFKQGSSKSEGREGEFAILLNDEIKADSIPTLFCSEDDVIGEHAASVGKVDEAKLFYLMSRGLSENRAKKLIVESSFRPIMDNIDDEKLRDKLFDELERRI; encoded by the coding sequence ATGTTAGAAAAATCAAGCATACAGAATCTTGATAACAGCGATTACAGATTAAAAATCTTTGAAGAATATAAAACGCTTGAAAAGGTTAATTGGAAAAGAGTAGGCTACCAGTATGAAGAACCTGAAGCATTTAAGGAATTTAATAATTTGGAAATAAAAAATGAAAATCAGGATGGAGTTGTTATAAAAAATATAAATGAGTCGTTAGAAGAATTGGAAAAATTGAAAAATGACAATGATTATGGATTAGGAGATTTTTTCAAAAAACAAAATTTTGCTTTTTATAACGAAGGGAAATATTTGAAAATTGGAGAAAGAAAAAAAATTGATAAGCCAATTTATTTAAATTATCATACAAATAAGGAAAATAACTTTTTAGTTGACTATAATGTAATTGAAGTGGAAGATTTTGCAAAAGTTACAGTAATTATTAATTATGATTCACTAGATGAAACACCAGTTTATCATAATGGAATTATCAAAGTGGTTACTGGAAGAAATTCAGAAGTAAAAATTATAAAAATACAGACATTAAATACCAAAAGCTCTAATTTTGAATCATCGAAAATTGAAACAATGGGACAAGGAAAAACCGAATATTATAGCGTTGAATTAGGTGGGAAAATTAATGCGATAAGCCATAAATCATATCTTGAAGAAGATTCATCAGAAGTTTATGTATGGCCTGCATATCTTGCTGATGAAGACAGAAAGCTGGACTTGGAATATTCGGTAGTATTTCGTGGACGTAGAACGATTGGGGAGCTTCAGGCAAGGGGAGCTGTAAAGGATACTGCTAAAAAGGTATTCCGTGGAAACCTTTACTTTAAGCAAGGTTCTAGCAAGTCTGAAGGGCGTGAAGGAGAATTTGCGATTTTATTAAATGATGAAATAAAAGCTGATTCCATTCCAACGTTATTTTGTAGTGAAGATGACGTTATTGGAGAACATGCGGCTTCTGTTGGAAAAGTTGACGAGGCTAAATTATTTTATTTAATGAGCCGTGGACTCTCTGAAAACAGGGCAAAAAAATTAATAGTTGAATCTTCATTCCGTCCAATAATGGATAATATTGATGATGAAAAATTGAGAGATAAATTATTTGATGAATTGGAAAGAAGAATTTAA
- a CDS encoding glycyl-radical enzyme activating protein has protein sequence MRALVTDIERGATFDGPGIRTVVYFKGCPLRCLWCSNPETQKLENEFWDYEGSLYKGNRTSCSDCIATSTLKQVAKDMTLEEVFTIVMKDENFYRNSGGGVTLSGGEVLVNSAFAIKLFEKLKDEYVNTAIETTGYGSYRELEKLAKLTDTILFDIKHMDSGKHKKYTTVSNEIILENLTKLSKWHKKIIMRFPFIKGINDDEKNIHETAKFLKKLNLLEVNILPYHTMGLEKYRKLRMLYPMKTLEKHTQEELDNALQIMKSYGLKAKLNG, from the coding sequence ATGAGAGCATTAGTTACGGACATTGAAAGAGGAGCTACATTTGATGGGCCTGGGATCAGAACAGTCGTGTATTTTAAAGGATGTCCGCTTAGATGTCTGTGGTGTTCCAATCCTGAAACACAGAAGCTGGAAAATGAATTTTGGGATTATGAAGGCTCTCTTTATAAAGGAAATAGAACTTCGTGTTCTGACTGTATCGCCACAAGTACATTAAAACAAGTTGCGAAAGATATGACTCTGGAAGAAGTGTTTACAATTGTGATGAAGGATGAAAATTTTTATAGAAATTCTGGAGGAGGAGTTACATTAAGTGGTGGAGAAGTTCTTGTAAATTCGGCATTTGCGATAAAACTCTTTGAAAAATTAAAAGACGAGTATGTTAATACAGCGATAGAAACTACTGGATATGGAAGTTACAGAGAACTTGAAAAATTGGCAAAGTTGACAGATACGATTTTATTTGACATAAAGCATATGGATAGTGGAAAACATAAAAAATATACCACTGTTTCAAATGAAATAATTTTGGAAAATCTTACAAAACTTTCTAAATGGCATAAAAAAATTATTATGAGATTCCCATTTATAAAAGGGATAAATGATGATGAAAAAAATATTCACGAAACAGCAAAGTTCTTGAAAAAATTAAATTTGCTGGAAGTAAATATTCTTCCTTATCATACAATGGGACTTGAAAAATATAGAAAACTAAGAATGCTGTATCCGATGAAAACACTTGAAAAACATACACAGGAAGAACTTGATAATGCTTTGCAAATAATGAAAAGTTATGGTTTAAAGGCAAAACTGAATGGATAA
- the sufC gene encoding Fe-S cluster assembly ATPase SufC: MSLLELKNVKSEVEGKEILKGLNLTINKGEVHVIMGPNGAGKSTLASILVGHPKHELVSGDIILDGENINDAAVDERAKKGIFLSFQYPEEIPGLTVEDFLRTAKEAVTGEKQYLMQFHNELVEKMEKLHINPEYADRHLNVGFSGGEKKKNEILQMAVLEPKLAILDETDSGLDIDATKIVFEGVQKLKTKDTALLIITHYDKVLDYLKPDFVHILMNGKIVKTGGQELVERIEKEGYAKIKEELGL; encoded by the coding sequence ATGAGTTTATTAGAATTAAAAAATGTAAAATCGGAAGTAGAAGGAAAGGAAATCCTGAAAGGATTAAATTTAACTATAAACAAAGGGGAAGTTCACGTAATTATGGGGCCTAATGGAGCTGGAAAATCTACGCTTGCAAGTATTCTTGTGGGACATCCAAAACATGAACTGGTTTCTGGGGACATTATTTTAGATGGAGAAAATATTAATGATGCTGCTGTAGATGAAAGGGCTAAAAAGGGGATTTTCCTGTCATTCCAATATCCAGAGGAAATACCAGGGCTTACTGTGGAGGATTTCTTGAGAACAGCAAAAGAGGCTGTTACTGGAGAAAAACAATATTTGATGCAATTTCACAATGAGTTGGTGGAAAAAATGGAAAAACTTCATATAAATCCTGAATATGCAGATAGACATTTAAATGTTGGATTCTCTGGTGGAGAAAAGAAAAAGAATGAAATTTTGCAAATGGCAGTTTTAGAGCCAAAATTGGCTATTCTGGATGAAACTGATTCTGGACTTGACATTGATGCGACAAAGATTGTATTTGAAGGAGTTCAAAAGTTAAAGACTAAGGATACAGCTTTGCTTATAATTACTCACTATGATAAAGTTCTTGACTATTTGAAGCCTGATTTTGTTCATATTTTGATGAATGGAAAGATTGTAAAGACAGGCGGACAAGAATTAGTGGAAAGAATTGAAAAAGAAGGTTATGCTAAAATAAAAGAAGAATTAGGATTATAA
- a CDS encoding DeoR/GlpR family DNA-binding transcription regulator, producing the protein MFLDERLEKILEILENEKKVKVTDLAEKFNVSEVIIRKNLKRLEQEGKLKRTHGGAILLKELVHSSTLEERIINRTKQKETVARKIIENIENGETIFFDITSINYIAAEYLANSEKEITLITNMPSITTHFNKNSKVDIIMIGGEYNKKVGGNVGSEAINYIKRYNVDKAFIGSAGIDLEAEKVMNFELNDGNTKKEIMKISKKIFLVTEYKKLGILGSYKFSNLSDFDVFICEKDKKDYLESYKKIFDECEVEII; encoded by the coding sequence ATGTTTTTGGATGAAAGACTGGAAAAAATATTAGAAATTTTAGAAAATGAAAAGAAAGTAAAAGTTACTGATTTGGCAGAAAAATTTAATGTTTCAGAAGTTATTATAAGAAAAAATTTGAAAAGGCTAGAGCAGGAAGGAAAATTGAAAAGAACCCATGGAGGTGCAATTTTACTAAAGGAACTGGTACATTCAAGCACTCTTGAGGAAAGAATTATAAATAGAACAAAGCAAAAGGAAACTGTTGCAAGAAAAATTATAGAAAATATTGAAAATGGAGAAACAATCTTTTTTGACATTACAAGTATAAATTATATTGCGGCAGAATATCTTGCAAATTCTGAAAAGGAAATAACTCTTATTACAAATATGCCTAGTATTACCACACATTTTAATAAAAATTCTAAAGTGGATATTATTATGATAGGCGGGGAGTATAATAAAAAAGTAGGTGGCAATGTTGGAAGTGAAGCGATTAATTATATAAAAAGATATAATGTTGACAAGGCTTTTATTGGAAGTGCCGGGATAGATCTGGAAGCTGAAAAGGTTATGAATTTTGAATTAAATGATGGAAATACAAAAAAAGAAATAATGAAAATTTCTAAAAAAATATTTTTAGTGACTGAATATAAGAAATTAGGAATATTAGGAAGTTATAAATTCAGTAATTTGTCTGATTTTGATGTTTTTATTTGTGAAAAAGATAAAAAGGATTATTTGGAAAGTTATAAAAAAATTTTTGATGAATGTGAAGTTGAAATTATATAG
- a CDS encoding site-specific DNA-methyltransferase codes for MHLKNILNTIIKGDTVEELKKIPTESVDFIFADPPYFMQTEGELLRTDGTKFNGVEDEWDKFDSFYEYDNFCNNWLKECKRILKKDGSICIIGSFQNIFRIGYLMQNLEFWIINDIIWNKSNPVPNFSGTRLCNSHETMIWCSKNKKSKITFNYKTMKYLNDGKQEKSVWNIPVCNGNERLKDTNGNKLHSTQKPEKLLYKIILAATKPNDVILDPFFGTGTTGAVAKELGRNYIGIEREEKYIEGAKIRINAKKVIIDKISNLELETKPPKVPMKKLLENGYIQKGQKLYSKDKRQFCEILENGNVFDGTEELSIHKMSAKFLNKKNNNGWNYFFLNYNGEYIELDKLRYLYVEENDAKQTR; via the coding sequence ATGCATTTAAAGAACATATTAAATACTATTATAAAGGGAGATACAGTTGAAGAATTAAAAAAAATCCCAACTGAATCGGTAGACTTTATTTTTGCAGATCCTCCTTATTTTATGCAAACTGAAGGAGAGTTACTAAGAACTGATGGAACAAAGTTTAACGGTGTAGAGGATGAATGGGATAAATTTGATTCATTTTATGAGTATGATAATTTTTGTAATAATTGGTTAAAAGAATGTAAAAGGATATTAAAGAAAGATGGAAGTATTTGTATTATAGGATCTTTTCAAAATATATTTAGAATTGGATATTTAATGCAAAATTTAGAATTTTGGATTATAAATGATATTATTTGGAATAAATCAAATCCGGTTCCTAATTTTTCTGGCACAAGATTATGTAATTCACACGAAACAATGATTTGGTGCAGTAAAAATAAAAAAAGTAAAATAACATTTAACTATAAAACAATGAAATATTTAAATGATGGAAAACAAGAGAAAAGTGTGTGGAATATACCTGTTTGTAATGGAAATGAAAGATTAAAAGATACAAATGGAAATAAGCTGCATTCAACTCAAAAACCAGAAAAACTATTGTATAAAATTATTCTAGCAGCAACAAAACCAAATGATGTAATACTAGATCCTTTTTTTGGAACTGGGACAACTGGAGCAGTAGCAAAAGAATTGGGAAGAAATTATATAGGAATTGAAAGAGAAGAAAAATATATAGAAGGAGCAAAAATCAGAATAAATGCAAAAAAAGTAATAATTGATAAAATTTCTAATTTAGAATTAGAAACAAAACCTCCAAAAGTTCCTATGAAAAAATTATTGGAAAATGGCTATATTCAAAAAGGACAAAAGCTGTATTCAAAAGATAAAAGACAATTTTGTGAAATTCTTGAAAATGGAAATGTTTTTGATGGGACAGAAGAATTATCTATACATAAAATGAGTGCAAAATTTTTAAATAAAAAAAATAACAATGGTTGGAATTACTTTTTTTTAAATTATAATGGAGAATATATAGAGCTGGATAAATTAAGATATTTATATGTGGAGGAAAATGATGCAAAACAAACTAGATGA